The window GATCACAGGTTGTTTATGTTATACAGTAGATGTTAGAAAGAGCTGGTTTTAATCAAACAGAAATAGAAAAGCTGAGTAacaacttttgtttcatgaaagTCTTCGGTGTTATCGGAGCCTTACTAATAACCTTACTTGTTACACTTGGCCTTTAATAAGTGTAAGAAAAGCTCTGTGAGAGAAGTTGTAAATAGTATTGCTGGAGAGTTATAACTTGATTTGAAGGAAGAAAGGGGATTGATTATGTATAGTACAGGAAGTGTTGTAACAAAACCCATGGTGGAGATTTATTTCATAGCTGTATCACACAGTTGTGTTGGTGACAGATTGCCAACCTATGACAGTCCTTAAGATGCTAACGACTCCAGTGAACGAGACAGGGAGCTTCTGCCACTTCCTGGGTTCAAAGATGGGACTGACGCTCTGGGAATCATCCTGCTTTGGTCCATCTGTGGAAAGACGCACAGAAGTGACGGCTGTAGATGTGATGAAGCTAAAGACATGTTTTGTACCATAAAATAATGTTAACACACTCACCATTGTCAGACCTTTGGCAATTAAGGCAAGTTCGGTTGGCTGGTATACACAACTTCGTAGCTGACCATTATAAGCTCCATATATAGATGCAGGCTTTGTGGGTTCTGGTTAACACAAGGTAAAGGTGAAATGAAAGAATGGTGTTTGGTCAGATATACACTAACACAGAaacaacacacttttaacaccTTTGGATACTTGGAAAACAGTCCTTCAAGCCATATATTCTGTAGCTGATATAATCATAAAGTCAAACTCGTGAGACAAGCTGGATTTCTTAAAACTTTAAGCTAGAGTATGACAAACAGCAAATATTTGATATTTGTGCTTGTTTGTCCAAAACGGAAATATCAATGCATTTGATGCAAAAGCAATAATAGGGAGTACCCCGATTATAAAACAAATAGCCCCTTCTTTTGGCTACGTTGTTGCACATGATCATGTCATAAAGGTAACCTATGCTTGGTAAAAACTATTGCCAAtagactgaaaaaaataacaatcgATCAACAATAGTTTATTATGTTAAATATCGTACCTGTTGGGGGCTCATCCATAGAGAATGCTTTATTCTCCATGTACATATTCTGTTGTGTAGGCTCTGGCTCCTTCAGGATGGTGTCGTACACCATGCTCCTTGCAGGATAAACATTCTCCCCATCATTGGGCTGCTCTTGGTCTGGGTCCTCTTGTGTCAGTAAGCAAATTTCTGGAATTGTGTAGAAGAAGAGGAATACCCAGGCATTTGACACAACGGCCACAGCTAGAGTAGGATCGTCCCAACTCGGAGTCCCAGCCACTCGGTTTCCGTAGGTGTACATGACAATCCAAGCTACCCAGATAGTTAAGGTAAAGAGCCCTGTCACCAAGATGAAAGCTCCATCTCGGCGCCACTGCTTTTGCTTGTGCGTTAGTGAGGGAAAAGGTATCACCACAACAGCTAGCACCAGAACCATTACATAGATGAGAGCCAGAACAAAGTCCTGGTTAGCAATGCTGCAGGAAAGGTCAGGTAAAATGACTCCTATGGGTGGACTCCTGATAGTAATGACAAGCCACTCTGTGTTGATGATTACCTCGACGAGCCAGAGACCAAGAGCTCCCAGCCATAACATCCAGCTCCTTGGCCCACGGCCTCTCCGTTGAAGCAGGGCAAGCCATAGCCCATGCATCACCAAGCAGGCCAGGCAGCCAGAGAACAGCACTCCAAACAGGAAACTCCGAGCAGCACAGCTTGTGGAGTACTGGCCCACAACAAAGGCAAAAGTAAGTCCAAAGAGCCCCAATGTGAAGACTAAAATGCTGGCCTGTAGAGCCACCATGCCTTTTCTCTTCTTGTCCGTCACAAAAGGTAAGGAGGCCATGAGAATCAAAAACAGGACAATGGAAGTCACCACACCAGTAGCGGCAACAGCCTCCACCACAACCCCCCACAGTATGGTCAGGTCACACAGGTTGTAATATATGGAGCTGATGGTGGAACCACATCCTTTCGGAGCAAGAGTTGGATCCATTGCTTCACTGCAGATTTTTTCTTTGAACGCTGCAACACAAATATCCTGATCACTTAAACATGCATGCAAATTCTCAAGATGCAAACTTTATTTGCGTCCCTGATTATTAAAATGGACACTTAAAGACAAATGACTGACTTTACAAGCATCTGAAGGCTAAACATAATTCTATACACCACTATTGTGTCATAATGCACTAAAAAGCCAGAATATGCACATACTGTACCAACCCAGTGAAATCTTAGTGTCATAGTTAGTGTCTATTAACATAAATCCAATGACGTCTCTGAAGAATCTAGAAAATACACAATGTTTCCCAAAGGCTTTAATTAGGCTGTAAGCTGGAGGCATTCTACAATTACTTTTACTTACAGCTACCTTCTTATTAGAATATTTTTAAGCATGTTAATCCTATTTCATCCAACATTCTTTCCCAAGCACCTTCATTCTGCATTCATAGGCCTACAGTTTTATTGTTGAATTGGTTCACATATAACGCTTTAAACCCAATTATTGTTCGGTACCACAGCACACCGAGAGTATGTACAGTGGAAACCTCGTGTTTatgagttttttgtttgttttatcgcAAAAAAAAGTGATAACATTACGACGTTATGTCGACATCGGATACGTATTGTCCAGCATTAAGCATGCTGTATGGAGTGTTTCCGAGCTTTGTAACAATGTTtacagatgagaaaaaaaaactcacttctAAATTCTGTTCATAGAAATACTTCAGGAAAACACTTTAACAGATGAAAAGGTTACATTTCAATTAAACAATGGCATTATAACACTTATAGAGTGTAACTCAAAGCCTTCCAACTCTTACCAGGACTGACAGTGAGAGCAACTGGCCGCCTCTCCAACAGGTGCTTCAGGTAGATTCACTCCCGTGAGAGAAACTTTTGAGAACAAACTTGTTTGTACCGAAGTCTATAGTTGTCCTTTTAAGGTCCACATTCACCTAGGGTTCGAAATGTTTCGGTGAGTTAAAGCTTTCTTTTACTTGGTTTTCCGGGCGGGATTAAAAACTCCGCTCGATCCATCCGCCACTCCTCCTCAATTATACATCCATCTCATAATTGACTCACCGCCTGTGCCGTTAAAGTAGCGGAAAACGTTTAATATTAGTAGTCTATGTTCTGTAAATGTAGGCCTGCGCCTAATACTTTGTCTCAATGCTGCATTTCACCTACTCTTACCAGCCACTGTGGCTTCTGCAGCTTTGAATATTCGGTGAGATTAGCGCTCGGCCTACTTTTTTGTCTGAGAGAGTTTACAGCAAACAATGGGACCACTCACCTCTCATGAAATATATTTGCACTTGCATGCAGGTTTAAGCCTATGAATTGAAATGGGACTTTTTGGACATTCGAGAGTTTTCTACTGATTTGATTTGGTCTTTGATGTGTGTtttcagaaataatttgttgCTTATTTCTTAGTCTACGGGGGTAATTACGTTTTAATACCATTAAGTGCTCCCTTAAGAACTAAATAGGCTATAAACATCAAGTGTCTGTAATCTAATCACTGTTGCCGCCACCTTGCCAAAGAATATGTACATCACAACCATCATCAATCAGAGGGGGATGTGTGTTAGAGCAGAGCCACCTGGTGGAAATATTattattctgtttgtttgtttttcctcagtGGAACACAGTCAAATTGGATTACACAACAAAATAGATATTTGTATTGATTTGTTTTACAGCAGGCCATTTATCAATAGATATTTCCAAATCTGAAAACTGCTGCAAAAAATATTACACTCAAACTcgtttttttctgatttgtctCTCAATAAAGTCACCTTTAGCCCTCCTTTTCTAACAATTTCTGTAACATTGATAGTTTTAACCCAGAAATGTTGTACATGTTGTTGTAGCAATACAATTGCTGAGTGGAATTTGCGAGTGAGTCTTTGATATTCAAAGACGCTATTGTCTCCACAGTTGGTTTGCGCAGAAATAATTCACTCTTGGACATAACAGAATTTTGCATTTCTGCATATTTCATACCGTTTTTTATTACAAGCATCTGAACATTTGACAAAAGTATTTAGTCAAAAGCCATGTATGTTTTGGAGTTCAGGTCAACTGATGCATTCCCTCAGGGCTCAGCACTACAGAAAGCTCATCCAGCATAACTCTGGCACTCAGCCCGTACTTAACGTGCTGTTTATACTGCATGATGGGGCCCCCTGTGGTGCATTGATCCCTCAATGGATCTCATCCGGAGGCGTGGTCTAAAAAATCCAGCAGCTTGTCAATCACTTCCCTTGCATTATGGTCTTGTTAGATTCCTATTAGGTGGGTAAATCAAAGAAGAAAGCAATATGACCTAAATGACTGATTTGTCCTGTTCAGATGTGGGGAGACAGTTTTGGATAAGTCTCATCGTTTGTATCTGCATTGCCACAGAAATGTTATTTATGTGCATCTAAAATTAAGACAGCCTGAGGATACTACCAAATATGATTTTGTGCCTTGTCTGTGTTGTCTGGTCCAGTTTGTTGCAGCCAGATTTATCAGGGCACCTCAGCAGCACTGCTCTCTTTTGAGAAGATGCCGGGTTATTCATAGCAGTAGCTCAGGTTGGGGTCTCGAAGGACATTTCTTCTCCTGCATTTCTACTGCAGGCTGGCAGCCCTCAGGGTTTTGCCACAACCTAAATCTCCCTGAAAATATATCTCTTGCCTCTTTCAAAGTAGGTAGATTGTATCATGTATCAGGTTGCTGCATGTTAGTATAAGAACAGTATAGTCAGTGAGTTGATGGCACAGTTAGAtgcattgataaaaaaaaaaaaaaagatatctgATCCATGCCTTTAACCTATCATAAAGATTTTAACAGGAATCTCATAATTGAATCGTGTATCTCTGAATGACAGATCAATGAAGTTTGTGGTGATTGGAGGTTAATTCAACAGATATTGTAAACATCTTTTTGAGCTCTGAGACCATGACCTGAGGCATTATGTATTGTTGTCAAGGCTATTCATACTGTAACATACTTTTTATGCAGTCCACTTCCGACATGGTACTCCAAAATGTAGGATCTTCTTACTGTACAGCTTACTTTGAATCGTCATAGGGTTTTAATGATTGTTATACTCTGGAGTTAAGTGTGTTCCTTACAACCATTAACTCCATATCCAGCTGCAGTTTGTATTGCACACATTCATTTAGTCGTCCAAACTCTGCATGGTTTGTGATATAAAAGTGTACTTAAGAAAAGATTTCATAACGTCCATAATGATGCAGAAGTCTCAAAAGTCTAGTGTTTTAAGtgaatattaaataaaaaatgtgttttaatgtcATCAAATTCTGTAAAACTTCATAAATGCTTGATGTGCACGTAAGTTTGATGGACAAGGCTAGCCTCAAATTGATGAGAGAGCCCAGAACCAATTAAATTATCCTCACATTAGTGAGATTAACATGCCATCTGTGAACTTTGACTGACTGCAGTTGGTCACAAATGTAAAGCCCTAATTACT is drawn from Odontesthes bonariensis isolate fOdoBon6 chromosome 21, fOdoBon6.hap1, whole genome shotgun sequence and contains these coding sequences:
- the LOC142371365 gene encoding G-protein coupled receptor family C group 5 member C-like, yielding MDPTLAPKGCGSTISSIYYNLCDLTILWGVVVEAVAATGVVTSIVLFLILMASLPFVTDKKRKGMVALQASILVFTLGLFGLTFAFVVGQYSTSCAARSFLFGVLFSGCLACLVMHGLWLALLQRRGRGPRSWMLWLGALGLWLVEVIINTEWLVITIRSPPIGVILPDLSCSIANQDFVLALIYVMVLVLAVVVIPFPSLTHKQKQWRRDGAFILVTGLFTLTIWVAWIVMYTYGNRVAGTPSWDDPTLAVAVVSNAWVFLFFYTIPEICLLTQEDPDQEQPNDGENVYPARSMVYDTILKEPEPTQQNMYMENKAFSMDEPPTEPTKPASIYGAYNGQLRSCVYQPTELALIAKGLTMMDQSRMIPRASVPSLNPGSGRSSLSRSLESLAS